A region from the Brassica napus cultivar Da-Ae chromosome C8, Da-Ae, whole genome shotgun sequence genome encodes:
- the LOC106430827 gene encoding uncharacterized protein LOC106430827, with amino-acid sequence MIFLRHHLRGDLKNEYLTVKDPQVLWNDLKERYDHQKTVILPKGRYEWAHLRLQDFKSVSDYNSALFKITSKLELCGEKITEADKLEKTFSTFHANNVVLQTQYREKGFQKYSQLISCLLVAEQNNELLMKNHGLRPTGSAPFPEANVTEQNNTGRGNGYTRGRGRGRGRGHGRRDTRGRGYGQIRVRGVSFKNSNSHQKWEKKDGDKQENECYRCGSKDHWARTCRTPTHLVALYQQSVKQKGKNVETNMVYEGGEDDFHFGDATHLDLSDFLVDEDKK; translated from the coding sequence ATGATATTCCTTCGTCATCACCTCCGTGGAGATCTCAAAAATGAGTATTTGACGGTAAAAGATCCACAAGTCCTTTGGAACGACTTAAAGGAAAGgtatgatcaccagaaaactgTGATTTTACCTAAAGGTCGTTATGAATGGGCACATCTGAGATTACAAGACTTTAAGTCTGTAAGTGATTACAACTCAGCCTTGTTCAAAATTACTTCCAAGTTGGAGTTATGTGGGGAGAAAATCACGGAAGCTGATAAGTTAGAGAAGACATTCTCTACTTTTCATGCAAATAATGTTGTCCTGCAGACACAATACCGTGAAAAGGGATTCCAGAAGTATTCCCAACTTATATCTTGTCTCCTTGtggctgagcagaacaatgagcTTTTGATGAAAAATCATGGACTACGTCCAACTGGTTCTGCTCCATTCCCTGAAGCGAATGTGACTGAACAGAACAACACTGGCCGCGGAAATGGCTACACTCGTGGTCGCGGTCGTGGCCGTGGTCGTGGACATGGTCGTAGAGATACACGTGGACGTGGATATGGTCAAATTCGAGTCCGGGGAGTTTCTTTTAAGAACTCTAACTCTCACCAGAAGTGGGAAAAGAAAGATGGTgacaaacaagaaaatgaatgctACCGATGTGGAAGTAAAGACCATTGGGCTCGTACGTGCCGTACACCAACACATCTTGTTGCCTTGTATCAACAGTCAGTAAAACAAAAGGGAAAGAATGTGGAAACAAACATGGTGTACGAAGGTGGAGAGGATGATTTTCATTTTGGTGATGCCACTCACCTTGACCTTTCCGATTTTCTCGTTGATGAAGACAAAAAGTGA
- the LOC106430845 gene encoding uncharacterized protein LOC106430845, translated as MGQDSEFKWKKVAEKGSMQSAHRGNYRGDGDTSKQRLPSKEDTRVAEHEVRVQGPSGQSRLFHGHLSEDAREEGEIVPEGKSLMPLPSQEFQAQLERTQTVGKKVISDTVDAEEGLQMVKGLVEDQSAAANDHIMEWDEIRATFLEHGIDMDAADDLHDVSEMEVEEESMGQEEEKINQVDEMQHVTDGEKGQGVGDAALKQGAKKKQSKLMVTTAASTKMRTANSFVSPQKRAAARISSRYGETSKQREKKGTSNPSSDHSKT; from the coding sequence ATGGGCCAAGATTCTGAGTTCAAATGGAAGAAGGTAGCAGAAAAGGGTTCTATGCAATCTGCCCATCGAGGGAACTATAGAGGGGATGGTGACACTTCGAAGCAGAGACTTCCTAGCAAAGAGGATACTCGCGTTGCGGAGCACGAGGTGCGTGTTCAAGGTCCCTCTGGACAGTCAAGATTATTTCATGGCCATTTGAGTGAGGATGCTCGGGAGGAGGGGGAGATCGTGCCAGAGGGGAAGAGTCTCATGCCTCTACCTTCTCAAGAATTCCAAGCACAATTGGAGAGGACTCAGACAGTTGGGAAGAAGGTAATTTCGGATACGGTTGATGCGGAGGAAGGATTACAGATGGTTAAGGGCTTGGTGGAGGATCAATCTGCTGCTGCAAATGACCACATCATGGAGTGGGACGAGATTCGAGCAACTTTTCTCGAGCATGGAATTGACATGGATGCAGCAGATGATTTACACGATGTTTCTGAAATGGAAGTTGAGGAGGAGAGTATGGGccaggaggaggagaagatcaATCAAGTAGATGAGATGCAGCATGTAACAGATGGGGAAAAAGGACAGGGAGTAGGAGATGCGGCGCTGAAGCAAGGAGCTAAGAAGAAGCAGTCTAAGCTGATGGTGACCACAGCAGCAAGTACCAAGATGAGGACTGCAAATTCGTTTGTCTCACCACAAAAGCGTGCTGCAGCCAGGATAAGCTCTCGTTATGGTGAGACCAGCAAACAGCGAGAGAAAAAGGGCACGTCAAACCCGAGCTCAGATCATTCTAAGACTTAG